The proteins below come from a single Streptomyces sp. M92 genomic window:
- a CDS encoding epoxide hydrolase family protein translates to MSAPVSDVQAFEARATDADLDDLRARLAAARLPEAETVLGAGPGTRRWEQGVPLADLVDVVNYWRTGYDWRSFEARLDRIGQFRTTVDGLGIHFLHRRSARADATPLIMTHGWPGSVAEFTDVVEELADPKEADAPAFHVVAPSLPGFGYSDKPAVTGWGTEKIAAAWVELMGRLGYGRFLAHGGDWGGNITTVLGGRFPAHVLGIHTTFAEAPPGLTTDGLTAVERRWAEETRHFWQHRAAYAKQQATRPQTIGYSLVDSPVGLLAWILDKFADWSDTGDSPFERISRDRVLDDVTLYWLTRTGASAARIYYESHNSLDPGLRVDVPSAVTMYPRDIEKSPRPWAQERYRRIVRWRSPEAGGHFPSLEVPRYFVEDLREGLAAVLAAQAIA, encoded by the coding sequence ATGTCCGCTCCAGTCAGTGACGTGCAAGCATTCGAAGCCCGTGCAACCGACGCCGACCTCGACGATCTGCGTGCGCGGCTGGCCGCGGCGCGGCTGCCGGAGGCCGAGACGGTCCTGGGTGCCGGGCCCGGCACCCGCCGATGGGAGCAGGGGGTTCCGCTCGCCGACCTCGTCGACGTCGTGAACTACTGGCGCACCGGGTACGACTGGCGTTCGTTCGAAGCGCGCCTCGACCGGATCGGTCAGTTCCGCACGACCGTCGACGGCCTGGGTATCCACTTCCTGCACCGCCGGTCCGCGCGCGCGGACGCCACTCCCCTGATCATGACGCACGGCTGGCCGGGCAGTGTCGCCGAGTTCACCGACGTGGTGGAGGAACTGGCGGATCCGAAGGAGGCGGACGCGCCGGCGTTCCACGTCGTGGCGCCGTCGCTGCCGGGCTTCGGGTACAGCGACAAGCCCGCCGTCACCGGCTGGGGGACCGAGAAGATCGCGGCCGCGTGGGTCGAATTGATGGGAAGGCTCGGCTACGGCAGGTTCCTGGCCCACGGCGGCGACTGGGGAGGCAACATCACCACGGTCCTCGGCGGCAGGTTCCCGGCGCACGTGCTCGGCATCCATACGACGTTCGCCGAGGCGCCGCCCGGGCTGACGACGGACGGGCTGACGGCGGTCGAGCGCCGGTGGGCCGAGGAGACCCGTCACTTCTGGCAGCACCGCGCGGCGTACGCCAAGCAGCAGGCGACCCGTCCGCAGACCATCGGCTACTCACTCGTCGACTCACCGGTCGGGCTTCTCGCCTGGATCCTCGACAAGTTCGCCGACTGGTCGGACACGGGGGACAGTCCGTTCGAGAGGATCTCCAGGGACCGTGTTCTGGACGACGTCACCCTGTACTGGCTGACGCGGACCGGTGCGTCGGCGGCCCGCATCTACTACGAGAGCCACAACTCGCTCGACCCCGGTCTCCGGGTGGACGTCCCCTCGGCCGTCACGATGTACCCGCGCGACATCGAGAAGAGTCCCCGTCCCTGGGCGCAGGAGAGGTACCGCCGGATCGTCCGCTGGAGGTCACCGGAGGCCGGGGGACACTTCCCGTCGCTGGAGGTCCCGCGGTACTTCGTCGAAGACCTGCGAGAGGGCCTCGCGGCGGTGCTGGCCGCTCAGGCAATTGCATAA
- a CDS encoding GNAT family N-acetyltransferase — protein MIPTPSLPEGYEISTDPHRIDAVRVHRWLSTDAYWALGRSREKQDRAIEGSLNFGVHEELTAQQVAYARVITDRATFAWLCDVYVDPSVRGKGIGTALVAAVREHLRPYGLRRILLATHDAHGVYEKLGFTALDRPDQWMAHTFGP, from the coding sequence ATGATCCCCACGCCGAGCCTGCCCGAGGGCTACGAGATCTCCACCGACCCGCACCGCATCGACGCCGTGCGCGTGCACCGATGGCTGTCCACCGACGCCTACTGGGCGCTCGGTCGCTCCCGGGAGAAGCAGGACCGCGCCATCGAGGGATCGCTCAACTTCGGCGTCCACGAGGAGCTGACCGCACAGCAGGTGGCGTACGCGCGGGTGATCACCGACCGGGCCACCTTCGCCTGGCTGTGCGACGTGTACGTCGACCCCTCGGTGCGCGGCAAGGGCATCGGCACGGCCCTGGTCGCGGCGGTGCGCGAACACCTGCGGCCCTACGGGCTGCGGCGGATCCTGCTGGCCACGCACGACGCGCACGGCGTCTACGAGAAGCTCGGCTTCACGGCGCTGGACCGGCCGGACCAGTGGATGGCGCACACCTTCGGCCCGTGA
- a CDS encoding alpha-L-arabinofuranosidase C-terminal domain-containing protein, with the protein MSSLSRTRWRAGLGATALLTASALLPSPAHAEAAAPDYTITVDPSAEGAAIDDTMYGVFYEDINRAADGGLYAELVQNRSFEYSTADNASYTPLTSWTADGTAEVRDDAGRLNERNRNYLSLGAGSSVANSGYNTGIHVEKGKKYDFSVWVRAESGTTLTVTLQDAAGTLAKPRTVAAEGEWRKYTATFTATRTSNRGRLAVTTTAPAALDMVSLFPRDTYKGQSNGLRKDLAEKIEALNPGFLRFPGGCLVNTGSMEDYSAASGWERERSYQWKDTIGPVEERATNANFWGYNQSYGLGYYEYFRFAEDIGAMPLPVVPALVTGCGQNKATDDDALLKRHIQDTLDLIEFANGPRTSRWGAKRAEMGHPKPFGLTHIGVGNEENLPREFMARFKEFRAAIQAKYPDITVVSNSGPDDSGTTFDTAWQLNREAGVDMVDEHYYNSPQWFLQNNDRYDSYDRNGPEVFLGEYASQGNAWKNALSEAAFMTGLERNADIVKLASYAPLLANEDYVQWSPDMIWFNNHASWGSANYEVQKLFMNNTGDRVVPSTATGTPDVSGPITGAVGLSTWATSAAYDDVRVTSADGETLLSDDFSGDASQWTHAGAGSWTVQDGAYVQTDTAAENTMVTAGDPAWQNYDLHVRATKKSGNEGFLIAFGVKDTGNYYWWNLGGWNNTQSAVEQASDGGKSTLLSKAGSIETGRAYDIDVKVRGRQVTLYLDGEEWGSFTDDKPAEPFRQIVTEDDRTGELIVKVVNAQDTAARTAVDLGGAKVARKARVTTLAADQDAVNTETDTPVTPVRSTFSGVASEFTYTFPANSVTFLRIRQR; encoded by the coding sequence ATGTCATCCCTGTCACGCACCCGCTGGAGAGCCGGTCTCGGCGCGACCGCCCTCCTGACGGCGTCCGCCCTGCTGCCGTCCCCCGCGCACGCGGAGGCCGCCGCCCCCGACTACACGATCACCGTCGATCCGTCCGCCGAGGGCGCCGCGATCGACGACACGATGTACGGCGTCTTCTACGAGGACATCAACCGGGCCGCCGACGGCGGCCTGTACGCCGAGCTGGTGCAGAACCGGTCCTTCGAGTACTCGACCGCCGACAACGCCTCGTACACGCCGCTCACCTCCTGGACGGCCGACGGCACCGCCGAGGTCCGCGACGACGCCGGCCGCCTCAACGAGCGCAACCGCAACTACCTCTCCCTGGGAGCCGGCTCCTCCGTCGCCAACAGCGGCTACAACACCGGAATCCACGTGGAGAAGGGCAAGAAGTACGACTTCTCCGTGTGGGTGCGCGCCGAGAGCGGCACGACCCTCACCGTCACCCTCCAGGACGCGGCGGGCACCCTCGCGAAGCCGCGCACGGTGGCGGCCGAGGGGGAGTGGCGCAAGTACACCGCCACCTTCACCGCGACCCGCACCAGCAACCGCGGCCGCCTCGCCGTCACCACCACCGCCCCCGCGGCCCTCGACATGGTGTCCCTCTTCCCCCGCGACACCTACAAGGGACAGTCCAACGGCCTGCGCAAGGACCTCGCCGAGAAGATCGAGGCACTGAACCCCGGCTTCCTGCGCTTCCCGGGCGGTTGCCTGGTCAACACCGGCTCCATGGAGGACTACAGCGCCGCCTCCGGCTGGGAGCGTGAACGGTCCTACCAGTGGAAGGACACCATCGGACCCGTCGAGGAGCGCGCCACCAACGCCAACTTCTGGGGCTACAACCAGAGCTACGGCCTCGGCTACTACGAGTACTTCCGCTTCGCCGAGGACATCGGCGCCATGCCGCTGCCCGTCGTACCCGCCCTGGTCACCGGCTGCGGCCAGAACAAGGCCACCGACGACGACGCGCTGCTGAAGCGGCACATCCAGGACACCCTGGACCTGATCGAGTTCGCCAACGGCCCCCGTACCAGCCGATGGGGCGCCAAGCGCGCCGAGATGGGCCACCCGAAGCCCTTCGGCCTCACCCACATCGGCGTCGGCAACGAGGAGAACCTCCCCCGGGAGTTCATGGCCCGCTTCAAGGAGTTCCGCGCCGCGATACAGGCGAAGTACCCGGACATCACCGTCGTCTCCAACTCCGGCCCGGACGACTCCGGCACCACCTTCGACACCGCCTGGCAGCTGAACCGCGAGGCCGGCGTCGACATGGTCGACGAGCACTACTACAACAGCCCGCAGTGGTTCCTCCAGAACAACGACCGCTACGACTCCTACGACAGGAACGGCCCCGAGGTCTTCCTCGGCGAGTACGCCTCCCAGGGCAACGCCTGGAAGAACGCGCTGTCCGAGGCAGCCTTCATGACCGGCCTGGAGCGCAACGCGGACATCGTCAAGCTCGCCTCCTACGCCCCGCTGCTCGCCAACGAGGACTACGTGCAGTGGAGCCCGGACATGATCTGGTTCAACAACCACGCGTCCTGGGGCTCGGCCAACTACGAGGTCCAGAAGCTCTTCATGAACAACACCGGTGACCGGGTCGTCCCCTCCACGGCGACCGGCACACCGGACGTCAGCGGCCCCATCACCGGCGCGGTCGGCCTGTCGACCTGGGCGACCAGCGCGGCCTACGACGACGTGCGGGTGACGTCGGCGGACGGGGAGACCCTGCTCTCCGACGACTTCTCCGGCGACGCGTCGCAGTGGACCCACGCGGGTGCCGGTTCCTGGACCGTCCAGGACGGCGCGTACGTCCAGACCGACACCGCGGCCGAGAACACCATGGTCACGGCCGGTGACCCGGCCTGGCAGAACTACGACCTGCACGTGCGGGCCACCAAGAAGTCCGGCAACGAGGGCTTCCTGATCGCCTTCGGCGTCAAGGACACCGGCAACTACTACTGGTGGAACCTGGGCGGCTGGAACAACACCCAGTCCGCCGTCGAACAGGCCTCGGACGGCGGCAAGTCGACGCTCCTGTCCAAGGCGGGCTCGATCGAGACGGGCCGCGCCTACGACATCGACGTCAAGGTGCGGGGCCGCCAGGTGACCCTCTACCTCGACGGCGAGGAGTGGGGCAGCTTCACCGACGACAAGCCCGCCGAGCCGTTCCGCCAGATCGTCACCGAGGACGACCGGACCGGCGAGCTGATCGTCAAGGTCGTCAACGCCCAGGACACGGCGGCCCGCACCGCCGTCGACCTCGGCGGCGCGAAGGTCGCCCGCAAGGCCCGCGTCACCACGCTGGCCGCCGACCAGGATGCCGTGAACACCGAGACGGACACCCCCGTCACTCCGGTACGGTCCACCTTCTCCGGGGTGGCGAGCGAGTTCACCTACACCTTCCCGGCGAACTCGGTGACCTTCCTGCGGATCAGGCAGCGGTAG
- the argC gene encoding N-acetyl-gamma-glutamyl-phosphate reductase gives MAVRAAVAGASGYAGGELLRLLLAHPEVEIGALTGNSNAGQRLGALQPHLPPLAGRVLEPTTPEVLAGHDVVFLALPHGQSAAVAEQLGPDVLVIDMGADFRLKDAVDWERFYGSPHAGTWPYGLPELPGARAALEGSKRVAVPGCYPTAVSLALFPAYAAALAEPEAVIVAASGTSGAGKAAKPHLLGSEVMGSMSPYGVGGLHRHTPEMIQNLGAVAGEPVTVSFTPTLAPMPRGILATCTAKAKPGVTAESVRAAYEKAFADEPFVHLLPEGQWPATASVYGSNAVQIQVAYDAAAGRIIAISAIDNLAKGTAGGAVQSMNLALGLDETTGLTTIGVAP, from the coding sequence ATGGCGGTACGTGCGGCGGTGGCCGGAGCGAGTGGGTACGCGGGCGGTGAGCTGCTGCGTCTGCTGCTCGCGCACCCGGAGGTCGAGATCGGCGCGCTGACCGGCAACTCCAACGCGGGACAGAGGCTCGGCGCCCTGCAGCCGCACCTGCCGCCGCTGGCCGGCCGGGTGCTGGAGCCGACGACGCCCGAGGTGCTCGCCGGGCACGACGTGGTGTTCCTCGCGCTGCCGCACGGGCAGTCGGCCGCCGTCGCCGAGCAGCTCGGGCCGGACGTGCTGGTGATCGACATGGGCGCCGACTTCCGGCTGAAGGACGCCGTCGACTGGGAGAGGTTCTACGGCTCCCCGCACGCCGGCACCTGGCCCTACGGCCTCCCCGAACTGCCGGGTGCCCGCGCCGCGCTGGAGGGGTCCAAGCGTGTCGCGGTGCCCGGTTGCTACCCGACCGCCGTGTCCCTGGCGCTCTTCCCGGCCTACGCCGCCGCGCTCGCCGAGCCCGAGGCGGTGATCGTCGCCGCCTCCGGCACCTCCGGCGCGGGCAAGGCGGCCAAGCCGCACCTGCTGGGCAGCGAGGTCATGGGCTCCATGTCGCCCTACGGCGTCGGGGGCCTGCACCGGCACACCCCCGAGATGATCCAGAACCTCGGCGCGGTGGCGGGAGAGCCGGTCACCGTCTCCTTCACCCCGACCCTCGCGCCGATGCCCCGCGGCATCCTCGCCACCTGCACCGCCAAGGCCAAGCCCGGCGTCACCGCCGAGTCCGTCCGCGCCGCCTACGAGAAGGCCTTCGCCGACGAACCCTTCGTGCACCTGCTGCCCGAGGGCCAGTGGCCCGCGACCGCGTCCGTCTACGGTTCCAACGCCGTTCAGATCCAGGTCGCGTACGACGCCGCCGCGGGCCGCATCATCGCGATCAGCGCCATCGACAACCTGGCCAAGGGCACCGCGGGCGGTGCCGTCCAGAGCATGAACCTCGCCCTCGGTCTCGACGAGACCACCGGACTGACGACGATCGGAGTCGCGCCGTGA
- a CDS encoding DUF6314 family protein, with product MGELWPVPDVLAFLAGRWRTERTVRDLASGAEGRFEGATAFDALADGGLLSRESGAFTWQGVSRPAERTLRYAPGTRPGTADVRFADGRPFHGLDLTSGRHVADHPCAADLYRGEFTVRDADHWRTVWRVGGPAKDLLLVTDYTREGP from the coding sequence ATGGGCGAGTTGTGGCCGGTGCCGGACGTGCTGGCGTTTCTCGCGGGCCGGTGGCGCACCGAGCGGACGGTGCGGGACCTGGCGAGCGGGGCGGAGGGCCGCTTCGAGGGCGCGACGGCGTTCGACGCGCTCGCGGACGGCGGGCTGCTGAGCCGGGAGTCCGGGGCCTTCACCTGGCAGGGCGTGTCCCGCCCCGCCGAACGGACGCTGCGCTACGCACCGGGCACCCGGCCCGGCACCGCCGACGTGCGTTTCGCGGACGGGCGGCCCTTCCACGGCCTGGACCTGACGTCGGGGCGGCACGTGGCCGACCATCCCTGCGCCGCCGACCTCTACCGCGGCGAGTTCACCGTCCGGGACGCGGACCACTGGCGGACCGTGTGGCGGGTCGGCGGCCCGGCCAAGGACCTGCTGCTCGTCACGGACTACACCCGCGAAGGCCCCTGA
- a CDS encoding CGNR zinc finger domain-containing protein produces MRADFPDFRLGSVLATSFTGTLSERHGDAVERIPVPHRLVDWLAVYGLAVDSCTTAQLDLARELRESIHAVATAAALQDTLPAAAVRVINDRSTQGRAAAVLTPEGKRHWRLGPASRVEDALGVIAADAIGVISGERDGRLALCASPTCRAAFFDTSRSRTRRWCDMNTCGNRQKKARFNAGRRTGPGPAADAGPPLPGTHGR; encoded by the coding sequence ATGCGTGCCGACTTCCCTGATTTCCGCCTCGGTTCGGTGCTGGCGACCAGCTTCACGGGGACCCTGTCGGAGCGTCACGGCGACGCCGTGGAGCGGATTCCCGTGCCGCACCGGCTCGTCGACTGGCTGGCCGTGTACGGCCTCGCCGTGGACTCCTGCACCACCGCCCAGCTCGACCTCGCCCGGGAACTGAGGGAGTCGATCCACGCCGTCGCGACGGCGGCCGCGCTCCAGGACACCCTCCCCGCGGCCGCCGTCCGCGTGATCAACGACCGCAGCACCCAGGGGCGGGCCGCGGCCGTACTGACGCCCGAGGGCAAGCGGCACTGGCGGCTCGGGCCGGCTTCCCGCGTGGAAGACGCCCTCGGCGTGATCGCCGCCGACGCGATCGGCGTCATCTCGGGCGAGCGGGACGGAAGGCTGGCCCTGTGCGCGTCACCGACCTGCCGGGCCGCCTTCTTCGACACCAGCCGCAGCCGCACCCGCAGGTGGTGCGACATGAACACGTGCGGGAACCGCCAGAAGAAGGCACGCTTCAACGCCGGCCGGCGCACCGGCCCGGGACCGGCCGCGGATGCCGGACCGCCTCTTCCCGGCACTCACGGACGGTAG
- a CDS encoding histidine phosphatase family protein produces MALRVTFVAAARSSPLLAERFDDDRPLDQAGWDEVLRVAGDLLPLAAAELRYCSPTPRSRATGDAIGCCPLVQLALRDCDMGRWRGLTLGEAMAREPGAVDAWLADPRTAPHGGESLLGFITRVGGWLDTRPGEDGDRIVAVAEPSVIRAALVYVLKAPPATYWNLDVRPLSTTTVTGRAGRWNLRFEGAPAQGPSRV; encoded by the coding sequence ATGGCGCTTCGGGTCACGTTCGTCGCGGCCGCACGCAGCTCCCCGCTGCTCGCGGAGCGCTTCGACGACGACCGGCCGCTGGACCAGGCCGGCTGGGACGAGGTACTGCGTGTGGCGGGCGACCTGCTGCCGCTCGCGGCGGCCGAGCTGCGCTACTGCTCGCCGACGCCCCGCAGCCGCGCCACCGGTGACGCGATCGGCTGCTGTCCCTTGGTGCAACTCGCGCTCAGGGACTGCGACATGGGCCGCTGGCGCGGACTGACCCTCGGCGAGGCGATGGCCCGGGAGCCCGGGGCCGTCGACGCCTGGCTCGCCGACCCGCGGACCGCACCGCACGGCGGGGAGTCGCTGCTGGGCTTCATCACCCGCGTCGGCGGGTGGCTCGACACGCGCCCCGGCGAGGACGGCGACCGCATCGTCGCCGTGGCCGAGCCGTCCGTGATCCGGGCCGCTCTCGTCTACGTGCTCAAGGCGCCGCCCGCGACGTACTGGAACCTGGACGTGCGCCCTCTGTCGACCACGACCGTCACGGGCCGCGCGGGCCGCTGGAACCTCCGTTTCGAGGGTGCGCCCGCTCAGGGGCCTTCGCGGGTGTAG
- a CDS encoding aminotransferase-like domain-containing protein translates to MQERSSVADLANRLRSELDRYSPGGKLPSSRALVDRFRVSPVTVSRALAQLAAEGLVVTRPGAGAFRARPRSSATSGGDTSWQEVALSADGAADLVPRSVDASGVLVSLAAPPPGVVEFNGGYLHPSLQPERAMAAALSRAGRRPGAWGRPPMEGLPELREWFARGIGGAITAAEVLITSGGQSALTTALRALAPPGTAVLVESPTYPGMLAIARAAGLRPVPVPVDADGVRPALLADAFRATGARVFVCQPLFQNPTGAVLAPERRGEVLRIARAAGAFVVEDDFVRRLVHEDAGPLPAPLAADDPDGVVVHVCSLTKATSPSFRVSALAARGPVLERLRAIQVVDTFFVPRPLQEAALELVGSPAWPRHLRAVSAELKARRDAMTSALRLHLPEVLLAHIPSGGYHLWPRLPEGTDETALTTAALRTGVAVTPGRPYFSAEPPAPHLRLSFAAVAGAGEIAEGVRRLRTACAEVWGRRP, encoded by the coding sequence ATGCAAGAGCGTAGCAGCGTCGCTGACCTGGCGAACCGGCTGCGAAGTGAGCTCGACCGCTACTCACCCGGCGGAAAGCTCCCCTCCAGTCGAGCCCTCGTCGACCGGTTCCGGGTGAGCCCCGTGACCGTCTCCCGCGCCCTGGCGCAGCTGGCCGCCGAGGGACTGGTGGTCACCCGGCCCGGCGCCGGTGCCTTCCGCGCCCGGCCGCGCTCGTCCGCGACGTCCGGTGGCGACACCTCCTGGCAGGAGGTCGCGCTCAGCGCCGACGGCGCCGCCGACCTCGTACCGCGCTCGGTGGACGCCTCCGGGGTCCTGGTCTCGCTGGCCGCCCCGCCGCCCGGCGTCGTGGAGTTCAACGGCGGCTACCTGCACCCCTCGCTGCAGCCGGAGCGGGCGATGGCGGCGGCCCTGTCCCGGGCCGGGCGGCGGCCCGGTGCGTGGGGCCGGCCGCCGATGGAGGGACTGCCGGAGCTGCGGGAGTGGTTCGCGCGCGGCATCGGCGGGGCCATCACGGCGGCCGAGGTGCTGATCACCTCGGGCGGCCAGTCCGCGCTGACCACCGCCCTGCGCGCCCTCGCCCCGCCCGGCACCGCCGTCCTCGTCGAGTCCCCGACGTACCCCGGCATGCTGGCCATCGCCCGGGCGGCCGGCCTGCGCCCCGTGCCGGTTCCCGTGGACGCGGACGGTGTGCGCCCGGCGCTGCTCGCCGACGCCTTCCGGGCGACCGGTGCCCGCGTCTTCGTCTGCCAGCCCCTGTTCCAGAACCCGACCGGCGCCGTGCTCGCCCCCGAGCGGCGCGGTGAGGTGCTGCGCATCGCCCGCGCGGCCGGCGCCTTCGTCGTCGAGGACGACTTCGTGCGGCGGCTGGTGCACGAGGACGCGGGCCCGCTGCCCGCCCCGCTCGCCGCCGACGACCCGGACGGCGTCGTCGTGCACGTCTGCTCGCTCACCAAGGCGACCTCACCGAGTTTCCGGGTGAGCGCCCTGGCCGCGCGTGGACCGGTGCTGGAGCGACTGCGGGCCATCCAGGTCGTCGACACCTTCTTCGTGCCCCGGCCCCTCCAGGAGGCGGCGCTGGAGCTGGTCGGCTCGCCCGCCTGGCCCCGCCACCTGCGCGCGGTCTCGGCGGAGCTGAAGGCCCGCCGGGACGCTATGACGTCCGCCCTGCGCCTGCACCTCCCCGAGGTCTTGCTGGCGCACATCCCCTCCGGGGGCTACCACCTGTGGCCCCGGCTGCCCGAGGGCACGGACGAGACCGCCCTCACCACGGCCGCTCTGCGCACGGGCGTCGCGGTCACCCCGGGCCGCCCGTACTTCAGCGCCGAGCCCCCGGCCCCCCACCTGAGGCTGAGCTTCGCGGCGGTGGCGGGCGCCGGCGAGATCGCGGAGGGCGTACGGCGCCTGCGCACGGCCTGCGCGGAGGTGTGGGGACGGCGTCCGTGA